The nucleotide window GAACTGTTGGCTGTCATTGTAGGTTTGGAGAAGCTAAAAAAAGAGAATACTTCAGTTTTAATTCAATCAGATTCTAAGTATGTTGTAGATGCCGTAGAGAAAAGATGGGTTTTTGGTTGGGAGAAGAAGGGATTCGCAGGAAAGAAAAATCCTGATTTATGGAAGCGTTTTCTTATTGTTTACCGAAAACACCGTGTGGATTTTAAATGGATTAAAGGACATAATAATCATCCTCAAAACGAAAGATGTGACGAATTAGCAGTCATGGCTTCAATGCAAAAACAACTTTCGATAGACGAATTTTACGAAAAAGAAGAGGGTAAACTTTTATGAAAACTTTGCAAATTCAACCCTTTGCAATATTGCAACTTATAGACTATCTTTGCACCCTAATTCGAAACACACATAATGAATAAATTATTGATTGTTGGAACTGTAGCTTTCGACGCAATTGAAACCCC belongs to Flavobacterium aquiphilum and includes:
- the rnhA gene encoding ribonuclease HI, with product MNHDVHIYTDGAAKGNPGNGGYGVVMEWVGKPYKKEFYEGFRHTTNNRMELLAVIVGLEKLKKENTSVLIQSDSKYVVDAVEKRWVFGWEKKGFAGKKNPDLWKRFLIVYRKHRVDFKWIKGHNNHPQNERCDELAVMASMQKQLSIDEFYEKEEGKLL